From a single Calothrix sp. NIES-2098 genomic region:
- a CDS encoding ferrochelatase, whose amino-acid sequence MVATPEKVQHTHEQSSHQDRVAVLLMGYGEVESYEDFANYNEQALNLLTAKFAPVPTWIYPPLAKLLALFDRHEWGHTHHDFISPHNAIFEKQRAGIEKLLQEKWGNGVQVFKAFNFCAPFLPKQVLAEIKNQGFDKILIYPLLVVDSIFTSGIAIEQVNNALAEMADGEEHWVKGLRYIPSFYNEPAYIDLMAHLVEEKINADLAATYLPSQIGIVLMNHGCPHKAKGFTSGITESQALYELVREKLINRYPLISVGWLNHDTPLIEWTLPNAEQAAKNLIQLGAKVVIFMPIGFATENHETLLDVHHIIHAVEKKHPDVDYVQMPCVNDHAKFLEMAVQWADSHINELRTEEAIAVNPQLDGHHHHHHHHH is encoded by the coding sequence GTGGTAGCCACGCCGGAAAAAGTACAACATACCCACGAGCAATCATCACATCAAGATCGAGTCGCCGTATTGCTCATGGGCTACGGCGAAGTCGAAAGCTACGAAGATTTCGCTAACTATAACGAACAGGCTTTAAATTTACTAACAGCAAAATTTGCACCAGTCCCAACTTGGATTTATCCACCCCTAGCCAAGCTATTGGCGTTATTTGACCGTCATGAATGGGGACACACACATCATGATTTTATTTCCCCACATAACGCCATCTTTGAAAAGCAACGTGCTGGCATTGAGAAGCTGTTACAAGAAAAGTGGGGTAACGGCGTCCAAGTTTTTAAAGCTTTCAACTTCTGCGCTCCTTTTTTGCCGAAACAAGTCTTAGCAGAAATTAAAAACCAAGGCTTCGACAAAATCTTAATTTATCCCCTACTAGTGGTTGATTCTATTTTTACTAGTGGGATTGCGATCGAGCAGGTAAATAATGCTTTAGCCGAGATGGCTGATGGCGAAGAACATTGGGTAAAAGGACTGCGCTATATACCTTCTTTTTACAACGAGCCAGCTTACATTGATTTGATGGCTCATCTTGTAGAGGAGAAAATTAACGCTGATTTAGCAGCAACTTACCTACCTTCTCAAATTGGGATTGTGCTGATGAATCACGGTTGTCCTCACAAAGCCAAAGGATTTACCTCCGGGATTACCGAAAGCCAAGCACTATATGAATTGGTAAGGGAAAAGTTGATTAACCGCTATCCTTTAATTTCTGTAGGTTGGCTTAACCATGACACTCCTTTAATTGAATGGACGCTACCAAATGCCGAACAAGCTGCTAAAAACCTGATTCAATTGGGTGCCAAAGTAGTAATTTTTATGCCTATTGGTTTTGCTACAGAAAATCACGAAACTTTATTGGATGTTCACCATATTATTCATGCGGTGGAGAAAAAACATCCTGATGTAGATTATGTGCAAATGCCATGCGTTAACGATCATGCAAAATTTTTAGAAATGGCAGTACAATGGGCAGATTCTCATATTAATGAGTTGAGAACAGAAGAAGCGATCGCAGTTAACCCTCAACTAGATGGACATCATCACCATCACCATCACCATCATTAA
- a CDS encoding multi-sensor hybrid histidine kinase, which produces MTQGMKATSNEDIFAGGGEMGMLMQSFDWSQTSLGPVSAWPQSLKTCVRIMLTSRQAMFVWWGSELINLYNDAYKAIVGGKHPSALGQPAAYVWREIWDQVGPRAESALLKNEGTYDEALLLIMERNGYPEETYYTFSYSPVPNDQGGTGGIICANSDDTQRIISERQLALLRELAARTADARTFDAACTLSASCLATNPYDLPFAMIYLVDPDRQCVLLTGTCGIEPDHAAVPQKVDLNADSVWPFAEIIKTQKPCLVSNLAASFVNLPTGAWQRPPHQAVAVPIAPSGKTGKAGILIAGLNPLRIFDDNYQRFIDLVASQIGASIANAQAYEEERKRAEALAEIDRAKTVFFSNVSHEFRTPLTLMLGPLEDILADSSGLLPSDREQLEIVHRNSLRLLKLVNTLLDFSRIEAGRVQAVYEPTDLAIFTTDLAGVFRSAIERAGMRLVVDCPHLPEPVYVDREMWEKIVLNLLSNAFKFTFAGEIAVSLRDFRDRVELEVRDTGTGIPAEEIPHLFERFHRVQGARGRTYEGSGIGLSLVQELVQLHHGTIEVTSIINEGSSFKVSIPIGTAHLPKFGASHTQTTRSLASTAIGAAAYVEEALRWLPQEDRETQSQEDAEKLSPTFPASLYPRVLASDSARILLADDNADMREYVQRLLLAQGYEVEVVADGLAALTAVRQHPPDLVLTDIMMPRLDGLGLLQELRADPHTREMPIILLSARAGEESRIEGLEAGADDYLIKPFSARELLARVEANLKMAQMRQEAVRREQELRIQTEAARSQISNILESITDAFVAFDREWYYTYANEQATRLLEKSQEELLGKQVWQEVFPELVPSLGYEKLHYAVKEKVSVVFEEFVEPMDKWLEIHAYPSPDGVAVYFREITARKRAEAALSASEERFRAIVNQAAVGIAQTDLTGRFLLVNQKYCDILGYSTSELLQTSLEAIIHPDDWPLQTELFQTLVTSGNDFTIEKRYIRKDGSLVWVSSSVAAICDAAGKPQSTIAIVLDITERKRNEVERARLLAREQQQTSRLQKLAEASLTINSVVSLNERLRIITEQARDIIGAHQSVTSMTVDDDWAQGIHTISLSDKYAKWRNYNDNPDGSGIYTLICSTQQPIRLTQAELEAHPSWNKFGKAGGKHPPMRGWLAVPLTSRNGKNLGLIQLSDKYEGEFTAEDEAILVQLAQMAASAIDNVRLYEASQQANRIKDEFLAVLSHELRSPLNPILGWSKLLRTQKLDAAKTAQALSTIERNAKLQADLIDDLLDVSRILRGKLSLNVSPVNLAATIQAAIETVRLAAEAKSIQIQTILAANIGQVAGDANRLQQVIWNLLSNAVKFTPEGGRVEIRLEQIGSVAQITVSDTGKGIEPNFLPYVFDYFRQADAATTRKFGGLGLGLAIVHHLVELHGGTVSAESPGVDRGATFTVKLPLMHNQSQTHQDPQQSEPAGDLNGIKILFVDDDTDTREFIAFLLEQHGATIAAVASAQEALIALTQFQPDILLSDIGMPEMDGYMLMRQVRSMPPEQGGQIQAIALTAYAGEIDYQQAITAGFQKHISKPVDPVTLIATITELIAKNS; this is translated from the coding sequence GTGACTCAAGGGATGAAAGCCACTAGCAACGAAGACATTTTTGCTGGTGGTGGAGAGATGGGAATGCTCATGCAATCTTTCGATTGGTCACAAACGTCTTTGGGCCCAGTATCAGCATGGCCGCAGAGCCTCAAGACTTGCGTGCGAATAATGCTGACTTCTCGCCAAGCAATGTTTGTCTGGTGGGGTTCAGAACTCATTAACCTTTACAATGATGCCTACAAGGCAATTGTCGGTGGCAAACATCCTTCGGCTCTAGGACAGCCAGCTGCTTATGTGTGGCGGGAGATTTGGGATCAAGTAGGGCCTAGGGCAGAATCAGCACTATTAAAGAATGAGGGTACTTACGACGAAGCGCTACTACTAATTATGGAGCGCAACGGCTACCCAGAAGAAACATATTATACATTTTCATATAGCCCAGTTCCTAACGACCAAGGCGGTACAGGTGGGATTATTTGTGCTAACTCAGACGACACGCAGCGAATTATTAGCGAACGTCAGTTGGCACTACTGCGAGAATTAGCGGCGAGAACAGCCGACGCGCGCACATTTGATGCAGCTTGTACCCTGAGTGCGAGTTGTTTGGCAACTAATCCTTATGACCTGCCTTTTGCGATGATTTATCTGGTCGATCCAGATCGGCAGTGCGTGCTGTTGACTGGGACTTGCGGGATCGAACCAGACCATGCGGCAGTTCCGCAAAAAGTCGATCTTAATGCCGATTCGGTTTGGCCGTTTGCGGAAATCATTAAAACGCAGAAGCCATGCCTAGTTTCTAATTTGGCAGCATCTTTTGTTAACCTGCCAACAGGCGCTTGGCAACGTCCTCCTCATCAAGCGGTAGCTGTGCCGATCGCACCATCGGGAAAGACTGGAAAAGCTGGTATATTAATTGCTGGCTTAAACCCGTTGAGAATCTTTGACGACAACTATCAAAGATTCATCGATTTAGTTGCATCTCAGATTGGGGCGAGTATTGCTAACGCTCAAGCATACGAAGAAGAACGCAAACGTGCCGAAGCTTTAGCAGAAATCGATCGCGCAAAAACTGTTTTCTTTAGCAACGTCAGCCATGAATTCCGCACTCCCCTCACCCTCATGCTTGGCCCTTTAGAAGATATCCTGGCTGATTCTTCTGGGCTGTTACCAAGCGATCGCGAACAGTTGGAGATTGTACATCGTAACTCCTTGCGGTTGCTGAAGCTGGTGAATACACTCCTCGACTTCTCTCGAATTGAAGCAGGTCGAGTTCAGGCGGTATACGAGCCAACAGATTTGGCAATATTTACCACAGATTTGGCAGGAGTTTTTAGATCTGCGATCGAACGAGCCGGGATGCGCCTGGTAGTTGATTGTCCCCACCTACCTGAACCCGTGTATGTAGATCGGGAAATGTGGGAAAAAATTGTCCTCAACTTGCTTTCTAACGCCTTTAAGTTCACTTTTGCAGGAGAAATTGCCGTTAGCTTGCGCGATTTTCGCGATCGCGTGGAATTGGAAGTGCGAGATACGGGCACAGGTATTCCTGCTGAAGAAATACCTCACTTATTTGAGCGCTTTCATCGGGTACAGGGAGCCAGGGGAAGAACTTATGAAGGATCGGGAATTGGTCTTTCCTTGGTTCAAGAACTCGTGCAATTGCATCACGGTACTATCGAAGTTACCAGTATTATCAACGAAGGTAGCAGTTTTAAAGTATCAATTCCTATAGGAACGGCTCATTTACCAAAATTTGGCGCAAGTCACACTCAGACAACTCGTTCGTTGGCATCAACTGCAATAGGTGCAGCTGCTTATGTCGAAGAAGCCCTGCGTTGGCTACCGCAAGAAGACAGGGAAACGCAAAGCCAGGAAGACGCAGAGAAATTATCGCCAACATTCCCCGCATCTCTATATCCCCGCGTTCTTGCGTCTGACTCTGCTCGTATTCTCTTAGCTGACGATAATGCTGATATGCGCGAATATGTGCAGCGTTTGCTGTTAGCTCAAGGCTATGAGGTAGAGGTAGTAGCAGATGGCTTGGCGGCTTTAACTGCTGTGCGTCAGCATCCACCCGATCTCGTGCTGACCGATATTATGATGCCTAGGTTAGATGGGTTAGGTTTGTTACAAGAGCTACGGGCTGACCCACATACCAGAGAAATGCCGATTATTCTGCTTTCTGCCAGGGCTGGGGAGGAGTCCCGCATTGAAGGTTTAGAAGCCGGAGCCGACGATTACCTCATCAAGCCGTTTTCAGCGCGGGAGTTGCTGGCTCGTGTCGAGGCAAATCTGAAGATGGCGCAGATGCGTCAAGAAGCAGTGCGACGAGAGCAAGAACTGCGAATTCAAACTGAAGCAGCCCGCAGTCAAATTAGCAATATTCTCGAAAGTATCACCGATGCTTTTGTGGCTTTCGATCGCGAATGGTACTACACCTACGCTAACGAACAAGCTACAAGACTATTGGAAAAATCCCAGGAAGAATTGCTTGGTAAGCAGGTATGGCAAGAAGTATTTCCGGAATTAGTACCAAGTTTGGGATATGAAAAACTTCACTATGCTGTCAAGGAAAAGGTTTCCGTTGTCTTTGAAGAGTTTGTGGAACCGATGGATAAGTGGTTGGAAATTCACGCTTACCCATCTCCAGATGGTGTAGCCGTTTATTTTCGCGAGATTACGGCTCGCAAACGGGCAGAAGCCGCACTCAGCGCCAGCGAAGAGAGGTTTCGGGCGATTGTCAACCAAGCAGCAGTGGGAATTGCGCAAACCGATTTGACAGGTCGATTCCTGCTCGTAAACCAAAAGTATTGCGATATCCTTGGTTATTCAACGTCAGAATTATTACAAACAAGCCTAGAAGCAATTATTCATCCCGACGATTGGCCTTTACAAACAGAGCTTTTTCAAACTTTGGTAACGTCAGGAAATGACTTCACCATCGAGAAACGCTACATCCGCAAAGATGGTTCGCTGGTATGGGTGAGCAGTAGCGTGGCCGCCATTTGTGATGCAGCTGGCAAACCCCAGTCTACGATCGCGATCGTGCTAGATATCACGGAACGGAAACGTAATGAGGTAGAACGCGCTAGGTTACTGGCTCGCGAACAGCAGCAGACATCTCGGTTACAAAAGTTGGCGGAGGCATCCCTGACGATTAACTCAGTAGTATCACTGAATGAGAGATTGCGAATAATCACAGAGCAAGCCCGCGATATTATTGGCGCGCACCAGTCCGTGACTAGCATGACAGTTGATGATGACTGGGCACAGGGAATTCATACAATCTCGCTTTCCGATAAATATGCCAAGTGGCGCAACTACAACGATAACCCCGATGGCTCAGGAATTTATACGTTGATTTGCAGCACACAACAGCCAATTCGGTTGACTCAGGCGGAACTAGAAGCACATCCGAGTTGGAATAAATTTGGCAAGGCTGGAGGTAAACATCCGCCAATGCGCGGTTGGCTGGCCGTACCTCTGACCAGCCGGAATGGGAAAAATCTCGGATTGATTCAGCTTTCTGATAAATATGAGGGCGAATTCACCGCCGAAGACGAAGCGATTTTAGTGCAACTGGCTCAGATGGCAGCCTCAGCAATTGACAATGTTCGACTTTATGAAGCATCTCAACAAGCTAATCGCATCAAAGATGAATTTTTAGCAGTACTGTCTCACGAGTTGCGATCGCCCCTCAACCCGATCTTAGGCTGGTCAAAGTTATTGCGCACTCAAAAACTGGATGCGGCCAAGACGGCGCAAGCTTTATCTACGATCGAACGCAATGCCAAATTACAAGCCGATCTGATTGACGATCTGCTGGATGTTTCCCGAATTCTGCGGGGTAAACTCAGCCTCAATGTCTCTCCAGTGAACTTGGCTGCGACAATTCAAGCAGCAATAGAAACAGTACGGTTGGCGGCTGAAGCCAAGTCAATTCAAATACAGACGATATTGGCAGCAAATATTGGGCAAGTTGCTGGTGATGCCAATCGCTTGCAGCAAGTGATTTGGAATCTTCTCTCCAACGCCGTCAAATTTACACCAGAAGGCGGGCGAGTTGAGATTAGGCTCGAACAAATTGGCTCTGTGGCTCAAATCACTGTCAGCGATACAGGTAAAGGGATTGAGCCTAATTTCCTTCCTTATGTATTTGACTACTTTCGCCAAGCAGATGCAGCCACAACCCGTAAATTTGGGGGATTGGGTTTAGGGTTAGCGATTGTTCATCATTTAGTGGAATTGCATGGTGGTACAGTCTCTGCGGAAAGTCCAGGTGTTGACCGGGGTGCAACCTTTACGGTGAAATTGCCATTGATGCACAATCAATCTCAGACTCATCAAGATCCACAACAGTCTGAGCCTGCCGGAGATTTAAACGGTATAAAAATTTTATTCGTCGATGATGATACAGATACCAGAGAATTTATTGCTTTCTTACTAGAACAGCATGGTGCAACGATCGCCGCAGTTGCTTCCGCCCAAGAAGCCCTCATAGCTTTGACTCAGTTCCAGCCAGATATACTGTTGAGCGATATTGGAATGCCAGAAATGGATGGATATATGTTAATGCGACAGGTAAGATCCATGCCGCCAGAACAGGGAGGGCAAATTCAGGCGATCGCTCTCACCGCTTATGCTGGAGAAATAGACTATCAGCAAGCTATAACAGCAGGTTTTCAAAAGCATATTTCCAAGCCAGTCGATCCTGTGACGCTAATTGCCACAATTACTGAGTTAATTGCTAAAAATTCCTAG
- a CDS encoding isopentenyl-diphosphate delta-isomerase, type 2, translating into MNVPNNNSDQTQSRKAEHIRICLEEDVQCRQITNGLERYRFTHFCLPELDRNDIDISTNFLGKRLGAPLLISSMTGGTEQAGMINQRLAQVAQEYKIAMGVGSQRVAVEKPQVAETFAVRKYAPDVLLLANLGAVQLNYKYGFEECLRVVDILEADALILHLNPLQECIQSQGDTNFRGLIDKIAILCFKLPVPVIVKEVGNGISAAMAEKLLAAGVRAIDVAGAGGTSWAKVESERADNDLQRRLGKTFADWGIPTAECITNIRAIAPHVPLIASGGLRHGLDVAMAIALGADIAGLAMPFLQAAVTSEAALVDLVEVLIAEITTVLFCTGNATLDRLKHSGSLQRIQ; encoded by the coding sequence GTGAACGTCCCTAACAACAACTCAGATCAAACCCAGTCTCGTAAAGCGGAGCATATTCGCATTTGCCTAGAAGAAGATGTTCAATGTCGCCAAATAACCAATGGACTAGAGCGCTATCGTTTTACCCATTTTTGCTTACCCGAACTAGACCGCAATGATATAGATATCAGTACAAATTTTTTGGGAAAACGCCTAGGCGCACCTTTGTTAATTTCTTCCATGACTGGCGGAACTGAACAAGCAGGAATGATTAATCAGCGTTTGGCGCAAGTTGCCCAAGAATACAAAATTGCAATGGGCGTTGGTTCTCAGCGCGTAGCGGTGGAAAAACCCCAGGTAGCTGAGACTTTTGCTGTACGCAAGTATGCCCCTGATGTTTTGTTATTGGCTAATTTGGGTGCGGTGCAACTTAACTACAAGTATGGTTTTGAGGAATGTCTGCGGGTAGTTGATATTTTAGAAGCTGATGCTTTGATTTTGCATCTCAACCCTTTACAAGAATGCATTCAATCTCAAGGCGATACTAATTTTCGTGGATTGATTGACAAAATTGCTATATTATGCTTTAAGTTACCAGTGCCGGTGATTGTCAAGGAAGTGGGAAATGGAATTTCCGCCGCAATGGCAGAGAAATTACTCGCGGCTGGAGTCAGGGCGATTGATGTAGCGGGTGCGGGAGGAACTTCTTGGGCAAAAGTAGAAAGCGAACGAGCAGATAATGACTTGCAACGTCGCTTGGGCAAGACTTTCGCTGATTGGGGTATCCCAACAGCAGAGTGTATTACAAATATTCGCGCGATCGCACCCCATGTACCGTTAATCGCCTCAGGCGGCTTGCGTCACGGCCTCGATGTCGCAATGGCGATCGCCTTAGGAGCAGATATCGCTGGTTTAGCCATGCCATTTCTGCAAGCAGCAGTGACATCAGAAGCCGCACTTGTGGATTTGGTTGAGGTATTAATTGCGGAAATCACCACAGTATTATTTTGTACTGGGAATGCGACTTTAGATCGATTAAAGCATTCTGGAAGTTTACAACGGATACAATAA
- a CDS encoding signal peptide peptidase SppA, 67K type translates to MRNFLQQTFASLVGSLLGLIIFSGIGATGLLLLLFAAATSKETGPEVKDKSVVVFDLSMNITDGEPKSAEFFQKALSGVEENQMSLRNVLDSLEKARRDPRIVGIYLDATRTNSTNSAGYASMKEIRQALEKFRASGKKIVAYGKDWDERQYYLSSVADTVVLNPLGMMEVNGLSSQPMFLAGALQKYGIGVQVVRVGKFKGAVEPFILTKLSPENREQTQKLLDDVWSEWRTSVGASRKIGVDKLQAIADNQAVLEAPAAKSRGLVDRIAYVDEVISDLKKLTASDKDDKTFRQINLNEYAQVPGKTLGVERKSKNQIAVVYAEGEIVDGKGDDGEIGGDRFAKIFNKLRQDDRVKAVILRVNSPGGSATAAEVMQREVRLTRAVKPVVVSMGDVAASGGYWISSDSNRIFAEPNTITGSIGVFGLLFNGQKLANDHGITWDSVKTGRYADSQTVSRPKSPQELAIYQRSVNRIYNLFLNKVSQGRKLPESKVAEIAQGRVWSGTAAKQIGLVDEIGGLNTAIEYAAQQAKLGKDWQIKEYPQTSSFEERFFGKATEEARTALGIKATEIKPANPLTAEFQKLQQELIMLQKMNDPQGVYARLPFNLKID, encoded by the coding sequence ATGCGTAATTTTCTCCAACAAACTTTTGCCAGTTTAGTAGGCAGCTTACTAGGACTGATTATTTTCAGCGGTATCGGAGCTACTGGACTATTATTACTGCTATTTGCGGCGGCTACATCCAAAGAGACAGGGCCAGAAGTCAAAGATAAGTCGGTAGTAGTTTTTGACTTATCAATGAATATCACCGATGGCGAACCTAAGTCTGCTGAATTTTTTCAGAAGGCGCTATCCGGTGTCGAAGAAAACCAGATGTCATTGCGCAACGTTCTGGATAGTTTAGAAAAAGCGCGGCGCGATCCTCGAATTGTTGGTATTTATCTGGATGCAACGCGCACTAACTCGACTAATAGTGCAGGCTATGCATCGATGAAAGAAATCCGCCAAGCATTAGAGAAGTTCCGCGCGTCGGGGAAAAAGATCGTCGCCTATGGTAAGGACTGGGACGAAAGACAATATTACCTCAGTTCGGTAGCAGATACTGTTGTACTCAATCCCTTGGGGATGATGGAAGTTAATGGGTTGAGTTCGCAGCCGATGTTTTTGGCAGGTGCATTGCAGAAGTATGGTATTGGCGTGCAGGTTGTCCGCGTCGGCAAATTTAAAGGTGCAGTCGAACCGTTTATTCTGACAAAGTTGAGTCCAGAAAACCGCGAACAAACTCAGAAATTGTTAGATGATGTGTGGTCAGAGTGGCGCACATCTGTAGGCGCAAGTCGCAAAATTGGCGTTGATAAGTTGCAGGCGATCGCAGATAATCAAGCAGTATTGGAAGCACCAGCAGCAAAATCTAGGGGTTTGGTAGATCGCATAGCTTATGTTGATGAAGTCATTAGCGACCTGAAAAAGTTAACCGCTAGCGATAAAGATGATAAAACCTTCCGCCAAATTAACCTGAACGAGTATGCTCAAGTTCCCGGTAAAACCCTAGGTGTAGAACGCAAATCTAAAAATCAGATTGCGGTTGTTTATGCTGAAGGCGAAATTGTAGATGGCAAAGGTGACGATGGCGAAATCGGAGGCGATCGCTTTGCTAAAATCTTCAACAAACTGCGACAAGACGATCGTGTCAAAGCTGTAATTTTGCGAGTAAACAGTCCCGGTGGTAGCGCTACCGCCGCTGAAGTGATGCAGCGAGAAGTGCGACTCACGCGTGCAGTTAAACCAGTTGTAGTTTCAATGGGAGATGTCGCTGCTTCTGGTGGTTACTGGATTTCTAGCGACTCTAACCGCATTTTTGCCGAACCCAATACAATTACAGGTTCTATTGGTGTGTTTGGGTTACTGTTTAACGGTCAAAAATTAGCAAACGATCATGGTATCACCTGGGATTCTGTGAAAACCGGACGCTATGCTGACAGTCAAACAGTTTCTCGTCCCAAATCACCCCAAGAATTAGCCATTTACCAGCGCAGTGTGAACCGAATTTACAATCTGTTTCTCAATAAAGTTTCTCAAGGCCGCAAACTCCCAGAGTCTAAAGTAGCAGAAATTGCCCAAGGAAGAGTTTGGTCGGGTACAGCCGCCAAACAAATTGGTTTAGTAGATGAAATTGGCGGTCTGAATACTGCTATCGAATATGCTGCTCAACAAGCAAAGCTGGGGAAAGATTGGCAAATCAAAGAATATCCCCAAACTAGCAGTTTTGAAGAACGCTTTTTTGGCAAAGCAACCGAAGAGGCGCGGACTGCTTTAGGGATAAAGGCAACAGAAATCAAACCTGCCAATCCCCTCACGGCTGAATTTCAGAAACTACAACAGGAATTAATAATGCTGCAAAAAATGAACGATCCCCAAGGAGTTTACGCACGCTTACCTTTTAATCTCAAAATCGATTGA
- a CDS encoding peptidoglycan binding domain-containing protein, translated as MATNYTNEAIRNILIGFGYLAPDSKVPGNSPPWKTNNNPLTDAPTVTAIKKFQQDYPPLKADGDAGEQTKKVLYDTIVSLQQNLKRHGFATETQIPSDKPFYGPETYKAVGEFEQKQGLTVNGIADKEARTILSQSSLPTNNVKLIDVCIQFKSNPKKPSYLEALKYLENQLSPDILKNFTNEWRQTNDVNPVLVKLKDVCNSYDEKPHQDKALSYLQRQISPDVYQKFTELWKK; from the coding sequence ATGGCAACTAACTACACCAATGAAGCTATCCGTAATATCTTAATTGGTTTCGGATATTTAGCTCCTGATAGTAAGGTTCCTGGTAACAGTCCTCCCTGGAAGACGAATAACAACCCTTTGACAGATGCACCCACCGTCACAGCAATTAAAAAATTTCAGCAAGATTATCCACCCCTAAAAGCTGATGGCGATGCTGGCGAACAAACCAAGAAAGTCTTGTACGATACAATTGTCAGCCTTCAGCAAAATTTGAAACGTCACGGTTTCGCTACTGAAACTCAGATACCTTCAGACAAACCGTTTTATGGGCCAGAAACTTATAAAGCGGTAGGGGAGTTTGAGCAAAAACAAGGTTTGACGGTAAATGGTATTGCTGACAAGGAGGCACGCACAATTCTAAGCCAATCAAGTTTACCAACTAATAACGTTAAGCTAATAGATGTGTGCATTCAATTCAAATCGAACCCGAAAAAGCCTAGTTATCTCGAAGCACTAAAATATTTAGAAAATCAGTTAAGTCCAGACATTTTAAAGAATTTTACCAACGAGTGGCGACAAACCAATGATGTCAATCCTGTACTAGTTAAGCTAAAAGATGTGTGCAATTCTTATGACGAAAAACCGCATCAAGATAAAGCGCTCAGTTACTTACAACGTCAGATATCTCCAGATGTATATCAGAAATTTACTGAACTTTGGAAGAAGTAG